The following are encoded together in the Parabacteroides chongii genome:
- a CDS encoding FecR family protein: MTRKERDNRRTDQAWNKVYHRLEKDGLLTCKEKEGVMPYGDIPRLTTRKIVLLGLQVAAIISFFLIIHFNRTEEEADRTLLTRQNTETTTLATTLEDGSIVYLAGNAAIRYPEHFQPDKREISLQGNALFDIAGNRQRPFLIETEDARIEVLGTAFNIKSDGFQPFELSVQRGLVKVTLKKSGQDVHVKAGETVTVSSRKLQVTQTKDSGQFDEYVRQIRFKDERLADILRVINLNTGDISLKTTPELADRTLTVTFDNNSPESIAELLCFALNLKSTRINNVITLHEN, encoded by the coding sequence ATGACTCGTAAAGAAAGGGACAATAGAAGAACGGATCAGGCGTGGAACAAGGTGTACCACCGCCTGGAAAAGGATGGCCTGCTCACCTGTAAAGAAAAAGAGGGTGTGATGCCTTATGGGGACATCCCCCGTCTAACTACCCGAAAAATTGTATTATTAGGTTTGCAGGTAGCTGCAATCATATCCTTTTTCCTGATTATTCATTTTAATCGAACAGAAGAGGAAGCCGACCGCACCCTGCTCACCCGGCAGAATACGGAGACGACAACACTTGCCACGACACTTGAAGATGGCTCGATCGTGTATCTGGCAGGAAATGCCGCTATCCGTTATCCGGAACATTTCCAACCGGACAAAAGAGAAATCTCCTTACAGGGAAATGCTCTTTTCGACATTGCCGGCAATCGTCAGCGTCCTTTCCTGATCGAAACGGAAGATGCACGCATCGAAGTGCTGGGTACCGCTTTTAATATAAAGAGCGATGGCTTCCAGCCTTTTGAACTATCCGTACAAAGAGGACTGGTGAAAGTGACGTTGAAAAAGAGCGGACAGGACGTACATGTAAAAGCGGGTGAAACCGTTACTGTCTCTTCCAGAAAGCTACAGGTGACCCAGACAAAAGATTCCGGACAATTCGATGAGTATGTCCGGCAAATACGTTTCAAGGATGAACGGCTGGCCGATATCCTTCGTGTTATCAATCTCAATACGGGAGACATCAGTCTGAAGACAACTCCGGAACTGGCGGACAGGACACTGACCGTCACTTTTGACAACAACTCACCGGAGTCGATCGCAGAATTACTCTGTTTCGCGCTCAACCTGAAAAGTACGCGTATTAATAATGTGATAACTTTGCATGAGAACTAA
- a CDS encoding RNA polymerase sigma-70 factor, with product MLNDLFVLTKIKEGDVKAFEGIFRLYYSPLCLYAAGITGNRDVAEEIVQELFYVFWKEKEKLQVFLSLKSYLYGAVRNQSLQYCEHQEVRNRYRESVLSGNQESKPSDPQDQLEYKELEDLINKTLQKLPERRLRIFRMQRFEGKKYAEIASALSLSVKTVEAEMTRALQTLRKEIENYTQTV from the coding sequence ATGCTGAACGATTTATTCGTACTAACTAAGATTAAAGAGGGGGACGTCAAAGCTTTCGAAGGTATCTTCCGGCTCTACTACTCCCCCCTTTGCCTCTATGCCGCAGGCATTACCGGAAACCGGGATGTAGCTGAAGAGATCGTGCAGGAGCTATTCTACGTATTCTGGAAAGAAAAAGAAAAACTGCAAGTGTTCCTCTCCCTGAAAAGTTACCTCTACGGGGCGGTACGCAACCAGTCTCTCCAATACTGCGAACATCAGGAAGTACGCAACCGTTACCGGGAAAGCGTTTTATCGGGCAACCAGGAAAGCAAGCCTTCCGATCCGCAGGACCAGCTGGAATACAAAGAATTGGAAGATCTGATAAACAAGACGCTCCAAAAGCTGCCCGAACGCCGCTTACGCATCTTCCGGATGCAGCGCTTCGAAGGAAAGAAATATGCGGAGATAGCCTCCGCCCTCTCTTTGTCCGTCAAAACAGTGGAAGCTGAAATGACCAGGGCACTTCAAACACTCAGAAAAGAAATTGAGAATTATACACAAACAGTATGA
- a CDS encoding carboxypeptidase-like regulatory domain-containing protein, which produces MKTLYRQSIGFLLILLLIAGISPLQAQDQPVRDDENPDFITISGVVKDKNNKKRLEYVNISIPGSTSGTITNEDGEFSFKIKDASHVKAVEISHIGYYNNKVEVNGNNLSDLTVWMTPYENMLDEIIIHAQEPRYLVEQAVKKIPANYSKKTNMLTGFYRETAQKGRRYINISEAVIDIYKTPYNEGSDRDRVQVYKGRKLLSQKRTDTLAVKLLGGPNMSVFCDIVKNPDVLLDSECLPYYLFKMEESTNIDNRPQYVISFKPQVIMPYALYYGKLYIDKERLSFTRAEFNLSMDDRNKATQAILKKKPFGLRFRPLEVAYLVNYKDRDGVTYLNYIRNGVRFKCDWKRKLFSTNYTIISETVVTDGREENVTTIPYKMAFKESQSLSDKVENFMDEDFWGAYNIIEPTESLESAVNKLKKQQK; this is translated from the coding sequence ATGAAAACACTGTATAGACAATCCATCGGTTTTTTGCTGATCTTATTATTGATCGCAGGTATAAGTCCGTTGCAGGCACAGGACCAACCGGTACGTGACGACGAGAATCCGGACTTCATCACGATCAGCGGAGTTGTGAAAGACAAAAATAATAAGAAACGGCTGGAGTATGTAAACATTTCCATCCCCGGCAGCACTTCGGGTACGATCACCAATGAAGACGGGGAATTCTCTTTCAAGATCAAAGATGCTTCCCATGTGAAAGCAGTCGAGATCTCCCATATCGGATACTACAATAATAAGGTAGAAGTGAACGGGAACAACCTCTCCGACCTGACTGTCTGGATGACACCTTACGAAAATATGCTCGACGAGATCATCATCCATGCTCAGGAACCACGCTATCTCGTGGAACAGGCGGTCAAGAAAATCCCTGCGAATTACAGCAAGAAAACGAACATGCTGACCGGCTTTTACCGGGAAACCGCCCAAAAAGGCAGACGGTACATCAATATATCGGAAGCAGTGATCGACATCTACAAAACACCCTACAACGAAGGTTCCGACCGCGACCGCGTACAAGTATACAAAGGCCGTAAGCTCTTGAGCCAGAAAAGGACCGATACGCTAGCCGTCAAACTGCTCGGCGGTCCGAATATGTCAGTCTTCTGCGATATTGTGAAGAATCCCGACGTATTGCTCGACAGCGAATGCCTGCCTTATTACCTCTTCAAAATGGAAGAATCGACCAATATCGACAACCGTCCGCAATATGTAATCAGTTTCAAGCCGCAGGTCATCATGCCTTATGCCCTGTATTACGGTAAACTTTACATAGACAAGGAACGACTCTCATTCACCCGTGCCGAATTTAACCTGAGTATGGACGACCGCAACAAAGCGACCCAGGCCATTCTCAAAAAGAAACCGTTCGGATTACGCTTCCGCCCGCTCGAAGTAGCTTATCTGGTCAATTACAAAGACCGCGACGGCGTAACTTATCTGAACTATATCCGCAACGGGGTACGTTTTAAATGTGACTGGAAACGTAAACTGTTCTCGACCAACTACACCATCATCTCTGAAACAGTGGTGACGGACGGACGGGAAGAAAACGTAACCACTATTCCGTACAAGATGGCATTCAAGGAATCACAGTCGTTGTCCGACAAGGTGGAAAACTTTATGGACGAAGATTTCTGGGGAGCCTACAATATCATCGAACCGACGGAATCACTGGAAAGTGCTGTAAACAAATTAAAAAAGCAACAGAAATAA
- a CDS encoding aldo/keto reductase produces the protein MKTKRVNRRDFFRLSATAGVSAMLIPGAKAAGASLGTANENEIPVRTLGRTGIKLPILSMGVMRADNPNVVRAAYNSGIFHFDTAHGYQNGKNEEMLGKFFTGKPRDSFFIATKGKFDYPLKDDFEETYEKLVDQSLKRLNMDQVDLFYTHALSKVEEIKDERVIALLKKFKEDGKTRFLGFSAHAGKPELLDAAIEAGIYDVVLLSYNFKLSNLKETEEAIARAAKAGIGLVAMKTMTGGTEDAEGKKKINAQACLKWAWKNEHITTAIPGFSNYDELDECLAAARSPELTANDAEYLASLCGQEMLYCQQCGICRSQCPEHLPIPDIMRAYMYAYGYKYSRMSKETLGELNLSADICSDCDTCLVKCPSGFDVSAKIAAITPVMQVPDEFLT, from the coding sequence ATGAAAACCAAACGTGTAAATCGAAGAGATTTTTTTCGGCTTTCGGCCACTGCTGGCGTGAGTGCAATGTTAATTCCGGGTGCTAAAGCTGCCGGAGCTTCTCTGGGGACTGCTAATGAAAATGAAATTCCTGTCCGCACGCTTGGAAGGACGGGGATAAAGCTGCCTATCCTGAGTATGGGAGTGATGCGTGCCGACAATCCGAATGTGGTGCGTGCTGCCTATAATTCCGGTATATTTCATTTTGATACGGCTCATGGCTATCAGAACGGAAAGAATGAGGAGATGCTGGGAAAGTTCTTTACCGGAAAACCCCGGGACAGCTTCTTTATTGCGACAAAGGGGAAGTTTGACTATCCTCTGAAAGATGATTTTGAAGAAACGTATGAAAAACTGGTGGACCAGAGCCTGAAACGCCTGAATATGGATCAGGTGGACCTGTTCTATACACATGCGTTGAGTAAGGTGGAAGAAATAAAGGACGAACGCGTCATTGCTCTTCTGAAGAAGTTCAAGGAAGATGGTAAAACCCGTTTTCTGGGCTTTTCTGCCCATGCAGGGAAACCGGAATTGCTGGATGCGGCTATCGAGGCAGGTATCTATGATGTTGTCCTGCTGAGTTATAATTTTAAACTATCGAATCTGAAAGAGACGGAAGAAGCCATTGCCCGTGCCGCCAAAGCCGGTATCGGACTGGTTGCCATGAAGACGATGACAGGAGGTACGGAAGATGCGGAAGGAAAGAAAAAGATCAATGCGCAAGCCTGCCTGAAATGGGCGTGGAAGAATGAGCATATTACGACTGCGATTCCCGGATTCTCTAATTATGATGAACTGGATGAGTGCCTGGCTGCTGCCCGTTCACCGGAACTGACTGCCAACGATGCGGAATATCTCGCCTCCCTTTGCGGACAGGAAATGTTGTATTGCCAACAGTGCGGTATATGCCGGTCGCAATGTCCCGAACATCTGCCTATCCCGGATATTATGCGGGCTTATATGTATGCTTACGGTTATAAATATTCGAGAATGTCGAAGGAAACGCTCGGTGAGCTGAATCTTTCGGCGGATATTTGCTCTGATTGTGATACCTGCCTGGTGAAATGTCCTTCCGGCTTTGATGTCTCAGCGAAGATAGCGGCGATCACTCCGGTGATGCAGGTGCCCGATGAATTTCTGACTTAA